The Gemmatimonadales bacterium nucleotide sequence GTGTTATATTGGCAAGCTGGCCGAAACCCGGCGAATTGCGTGCGGTTCCCCGGCCCGCTAGGTTGGGCTTCTCAATCCTCATTGCAGGGAGCAGGGCGCGAGCGTGGCAGGCGACGCCATTCAGATGATGGGCACCATCACCGAGGTGCTCCCCAACACCACCTTCCGCGTCGAACTCGAGAACGGCCATGCGATCCTGGCTTACGTCTCGGGCAAGATGCGCAAGAACTACATCCGCATCCTTCAGGGAGACCGAGTGGCGGTCGAGCTGTCACCGTACGACCTCACGCGGGGACGGATCACGTATCGGTACAAATAGGTGATGAGGTGATGGTGGTGATGGTGGTGATGAGGTGAGAGGGGTCCGCCGCAGCTGAATCCGAATCACCGGCCTTGCCGTTCCGCACCGATCTCCAAACCGGCAAACCAGTTCCTTCCAGGCGACGGCTCGAGGTAGCGATTCGCCGCCCCGTTTACTCAATGCGGCCTCGTCCCGATCCGTCCCCACCGGATGGCGGTGAGGAAAGGCAGCGCCCTCCAGGAGTCGTGGTCGAACGAGTAGTAGACGAAGAGCGGCCGGCCCCGGATGACGCGCCGGTCCACGAAGCCCCAATAGCGGGAATCGTACGAGTTGTCGCGGTTGTCCCCCATCACGAAGTACTGTCCCGCCGGCACCACGATGGGGCCCCAAGTGCCGCGCGTGGGGCGGTAAGTGTCGCGTTCCACTCCCTGGATCAAGTACTCGATCTGCCAGGCCCGCATTTCGGGATCCGCGGGGTCGGACATCGAGTCCACGTGCTGCGCGAAGGCCTCGTTCCCGGGAACTTGGTTCCGGTAGAGCACGTTGTCGCGCATCTCGAGGGTGTCGCCCGGCGTACCGACGACCCGCTTCACGACCTTCACATCGAGCTGGGTCTTGGAGTCGAAGACGACGATGTCGCCGAGGTGCGGCTCCC carries:
- the infA gene encoding translation initiation factor IF-1, translated to MMGTITEVLPNTTFRVELENGHAILAYVSGKMRKNYIRILQGDRVAVELSPYDLTRGRITYRYK
- the lepB gene encoding signal peptidase I produces the protein MAEQVSAQNKQPAAEAAASQPKSFGRWAWEWVKSIAVALVIWFVLRALLVEAFRIPSSSMERTLLVGDFLFVNKALYGAELPLIHTRLPAFREPHLGDIVVFDSKTQLDVKVVKRVVGTPGDTLEMRDNVLYRNQVPGNEAFAQHVDSMSDPADPEMRAWQIEYLIQGVERDTYRPTRGTWGPIVVPAGQYFVMGDNRDNSYDSRYWGFVDRRVIRGRPLFVYYSFDHDSWRALPFLTAIRWGRIGTRPH